In Zingiber officinale cultivar Zhangliang chromosome 1A, Zo_v1.1, whole genome shotgun sequence, a genomic segment contains:
- the LOC122025406 gene encoding uncharacterized protein LOC122025406 isoform X4, with product MFTEGLDEKAISWINQGSNVANKSRSPLTEKYSLDSTVYQQFPSKCNTSFLSSKVLPPVKFQSVLLSPHSHLLVDSEEEESVCSVPEGYYANYSDTFEGGLRSSGDSDLFEKPGQGNFEEEIMSGEYLSCEPEGEAGREQRPTLIRGISKENLRVLIEEKNSSDDEKVKKSLNANTVSDAFSLDDERNGFPNSHVHSLDEFMAANFQELGTPSAPPILANRKECSTSNLDGENKVRLNTDVSSDNPIQPQEVGETSAGNLLVEQNVHAPMSETNLASHISSYNTSVQSAWQTFIAYDACFRLCLNAWARNCIEAPEFLQDECMTLRNAFGLQTFLLHPRGQILGDRIHDERKEGTNVAKGRKIIGQLEVEVKRIRLLAKRRKLRSISSHRTLYMQMGADYVKKMSEILKSQINLLRATYEPIASEEFMHCFLQLKNSSKDAPSESGCSVCLKLGTGDSHIFYPENQGDSILIEVQDINQVNHGHATIPISSLIESHQGEVTKWFPLYLEEHGCVGKLQLSFTIFHSSDKLASTKMLQGGPVVETMIYDLVLEAAMRAQNIHSRNLHINGHWKWLLNEFADYYGVSNAYTKLRFLSSIMSIATPIKECLELIHEVLLPIIKARGEKSLTRQERSILLDCEDQINNLLTTTFENYKSLDELSPTGLSDTFGIILVSAAPALLPAVQIFTLLHDILSQEAQNILRNYLQIAAAKRCRRHMVETDEFISGNCDTLYTDPMTVSTTYLKMKMLCLNISNEIQADIKIHNQHIFPSSIDLPSITASIYSTELYKRLKGFLAACPPSNPAQHVAELLIQSADFERDLDSWNIRSVHGGFVSKDLFHHYILVWIQDTQLQLLDLCKSEKMLCSDVSPSFSTSTFVEHMYEQIAKSINDYEVVISRWPQYLMALENAVAEVERAALKALEKQYNEILIPLRDGIPKIIEKQVQRLTRRQSISFYVVPNQLGIFLNTLKRILDVLHPGIEHILKCWASCLTIEGGNNIFGEQMNGFTVTLRKKYKKYMQAIVEKLVCNAQSNRTTRLKRILEEAKEAAGESEIRDRMQTLCLQLTDSIHNLHCIFTSRIFVTICRGFWDKMGQIILTFLESRKENRIWYRGSDYALG from the exons ATGTTCACCGAAGGGCTAGACGAGAAGGCCATCAGCTGGATTAATCAG GGATCAAATGTTGCCAACAAGTCTCGTTCTCCTCTGACGGAGAAATATTCTCTGGATTCAACTGTCTACCAACAATTTCCATCCAAATGCAATACGTCGTTCTTATCTTCAAAAGTCTTGCCGCCTGTAAAATTCCAATCAGTCTTGCTTAGTCCGCACTCTCACTTGTTGGTAGACTCTGAGGAAGAAGAGAGTGTTTGTTCGGTTCCGGAAGGCTACTACGCCAATTACTCTGACACCTTTGAGGGAGGTTTACGTTCTAGTGGTGATTCTGATCTCTTTGAGAAACCAGGTCAGGGAAATTTTGAGGAAGAAATCATGTCTGGTGAATATTTGAGCTGCGAGCCAGAAGGAGAAGCAGGTAGGGAACAGAGGCCAACTTTGATTCGTGGGATTTCAAAAGAGAATCTACGGGTACTAATAGAAGAAAAAAATTCATCGGATGATGAAAAGGTGAAAAAAAGTTTGAATGCTAACACAGTCTCAGATGCATTTTCCCTGGACGATGAACGAAATGGCTTCCCCAATTCTCAT GTTCATAGTTTAGATGAATTCATGGCTGCGAATTTTCAAGAACTTGGAACACCCAGTGCTCCTCCCATTTTGGCAAACAGAAAAGAGTGTAGCACCTCAAATTTAGATG GTGAAAACAAGGTTAGATTAAACACCGACGTTTCATCTGACAATCCAATACAACCACAAGAAGTTGGAGAGACTTCAGCAGG AAACCTACTCGTGGAACAAAATGTGCATGCTCCTATGTCTGAAACAAATTTGGCTTCCCATATATCAAGCTACAATACCAG TGTCCAGAGTGCATGGCAAACATTTATCGCTTACGATGCATGTTTCCGTCTGTGCTTGAATGCATGGGCAAGAAACTGCATAGAGGCCCCAGAGTTCCTTCAAGATGAGTGCATGACTCTACGAAATGCATTTGG ATTGCAGACTTTCTTGCTGCATCCCAGAGGCCAAATACTAGGAGACAGAATTCATgatgagagaaaagaaggaacaaATGTTGCTAAAGGTAGGAAAATCATTGGACAGCTGGAGGTAGAAG TGAAAAGGATTCGTCTTCTAGCTaaaagaagaaagctgcgatctATTTCTTCTCATAGAACATTGTATATGCAAATGGGTGCGGATTATGTTAAGAAAATGTCAGAGATTTTGAAGAGTCAAATTAATTTACTAAGAGCAACCTATGAACCAATTGCTTCTGAAG AATTTATGCATTGTTTTCTACAATTGAAGAACTCCAGTAAAGATGCACCTAGTGAATCAGGTTGTAGTGTGTGCTTGAAACTTGGCACCGGTGATTCTCATATTTT TTATCCAGAGAATCAAGGAGATTCTATTTTGATTGAAGTCCAAGATATAAATCAGGTCAACCATGGTCATGCTACAATACCAATTTCATCTCTCATTGAAAGTCAT CAGGGAGAAGTAACCAAATGGTTCCCTCTATATTTAGAAGAACATGGTTGTGTAGGAAAGCTTCAGCTCTCATTCACTATCTTTCACTCTTCTGATAAGTTGGCTTCTACAAAG ATGTTGCAGGGTGGTCCAGTTGTTGAAACAATGATATATGATTTGGTACTAGAGGCAGCTATGAGAGCTCAAAATATTCATTCAAGGAATTTACATATAAATGGTCATTGGAAGTGGCTTTTAAATGAGTTTGCTGATTATTATGGAGTATCTAATGCATATACCAAGCTAAG GTTTCTTTCATCCATCATGAGTATTGCAACACCCATAAAGGAATGTTTAGAGCTTATACATGAAGTTCTTTTACCCATCATCAAAGCTCGAGGAGAAAAAAGTCTGACTAGACAAGAG AGAAGCATACTACTGGATTGTGAAGatcaaattaacaatttgttAACTACTACTTTTGAGAACTACAAATCATTAGATGAACTCTCACCAACAGGACTATCTGATACTTTTGGCATAATTCTGGTGTCTGCTGCACCAGCTTTACTACCTGCTGTACAGATATTCACCCTTTTGCATGATATACTCTCCCAGGAAGCTcaaaatattttgagaaattatttGCAG ATTGCTGCAGCAAAGCGGTGTAGGCGACATATGGTGGAGACTGATGAGTTTATCTCAGGAAATTGTGATACACTGTACACAGACCCTATGACTGTCTCAACAACATACCTCAAGATGAAAATGCTATGCTTGAACATAAGCAACGAGATTCAAGCAGATATCAAGATTCACAATCAGCATATATTCCCTAG TTCTATAGATTTACCAAGTATTACTGCTTCAATATATAGCACTGAGCTCTACAAAAGGCTCAAAGGGTTTCTTGCAGCTTGTCCTCCATCTAACCCTGCACAGCATGTAGCAGAGCTACTGATTCAAAGTGCTGATTTTGAAAGAGATCTTGACTCATGGAACATCAG GTCAGTCCATGGAGGTTTTGTTTCAAAAGACTTGTTCCACCACTATATATTGGTTTGGATCCAAGATACTCAACTTCAGTTACTTGATCTGTGCAAGTCAGAGAAG ATGTTATGCTCAGATGTATCCCCAAGTTTTTCAACCTCAACATTTGTTGAGCATATGTATGAACAGATTGCTAAAAGCATAAATGACTATGAAGTGGTTATCAGCAGATGGCCTCAGTACTTAATGGCTTTAGAAAAT GCTGTTGCTGAAGTAGAAAGAGCGGCACTTAAGGCACTAGAAAAACAATATAATGAGATTTTAATACCTCTAAGAGATGGGATCCCAAAGATAATTGAGAAGCAGGTGCAAAGGCTTACAAGGAGACAATCCATATCCTTTTATGTTGTACCCAATCAG CTAGGAATCTTTTTGAACACACTCAAAAGAATCCTTGATGTGCTACATCCAGGAATTGAGCATATTTTAAAATGTTGGGCATCGTGCTTAACAATTGAGGGCGGAAATAATATATTTGGTGAACAAATGAATGGATTCACTGTCACATTAAGGAAAAAGTATAAGAAGTATATGCAAGCAATTGTAGAAAAGCTTGTCTGCAAT GCACAATCTAACCGAACCACCAGACTGAAAAGAATTCTTGAAGAAGCAAAAGAAGCAGCAGGTGAATCTGAGATTCGTGACAGAATGCAGACATTATGTTTGCAACTAACAGATTCAATCCATAATCTTCATTGTATCTTCACAAGCAGGATTTTTGTTACAATTTGTCGTGGTTTCTGGGATAAAATGGGACAG ATTATCCTGACATTTCTCGAAAGCCGCAAGGAGAACCGTATATGGTATCGAGGATCTGATTATGCTTTAGGG TAA